A region from the Leptospirillum ferriphilum ML-04 genome encodes:
- a CDS encoding DsrE family protein has protein sequence MSGKKRVLFLFEDSPASHLRFFEGMRMALGFSVTHPQMELLLLGNAVRAVHHFRPEEIGLPREMLEFFPLFVDLGIRVFAEARCLEEEGLEKMIPSFLIPLDASAIRKKIREADLVLPFSRPVGER, from the coding sequence ATGTCAGGAAAAAAACGGGTGCTGTTTCTGTTTGAAGACTCCCCGGCCTCGCATCTCCGGTTCTTTGAGGGAATGCGGATGGCTCTCGGATTTTCGGTCACCCACCCCCAAATGGAACTTCTCCTTCTGGGCAATGCCGTTCGCGCCGTCCATCATTTTCGTCCGGAAGAGATTGGCTTGCCCCGGGAAATGCTCGAATTCTTCCCCCTTTTCGTCGATCTGGGGATCCGCGTGTTTGCGGAAGCCCGTTGTCTGGAGGAAGAAGGACTGGAAAAAATGATTCCGTCGTTTCTGATCCCTCTTGATGCATCGGCGATCCGGAAAAAGATTCGGGAGGCGGATCTCGTCCTTCCTTTTTCACGTCCGGTGGGAGAGAGGTAA
- a CDS encoding WD40/YVTN/BNR-like repeat-containing protein, protein MRLLSRDTRHTQINRSASLFRTTAAAIAGMAFLATVGGTLPRVSQAASTTKGWVFRDSLGVSVPFNGLAFVSPTEGWVTGASGTILHTTDGGKNWVAQNSGTTHWLQSVSFSDSSHGWIAGNDGTILATSDGGQTWSPQDSGVKFDLYTITFLNSREGWAGGFAGTLLHTTDGGATWNKVSTETAQWIMNIYFLKSNPQNGWAVGQDGLVLVTRDGGATWTKKNNSIAKDLYGVYFRDANNGWAVGTHGVIQFTANGGDTWTIQNGLGRGPLGRGVEGRERELNDLHAISFIDDKTGYAVGVLGLVMKTVDGGNHWTIVPCGTGLDLYNIAFPTSSDGWIVGVGGMILHKGS, encoded by the coding sequence ATGAGGTTGCTTTCCAGGGATACCCGTCACACACAAATCAACCGATCCGCGAGTCTTTTCCGGACAACGGCGGCTGCCATCGCCGGGATGGCCTTTCTGGCAACGGTGGGGGGAACCCTCCCCCGGGTGTCGCAGGCGGCATCGACGACCAAAGGATGGGTTTTTCGTGACTCTTTGGGTGTGAGTGTGCCGTTCAATGGCCTTGCGTTCGTTTCCCCGACGGAAGGCTGGGTGACCGGTGCCTCCGGAACAATCCTCCACACGACAGACGGGGGAAAAAATTGGGTGGCCCAGAACTCCGGCACGACCCATTGGCTTCAGTCGGTTTCCTTTTCAGATTCCTCCCATGGCTGGATCGCCGGGAATGACGGGACGATTCTGGCCACTTCGGACGGCGGACAAACCTGGTCTCCACAAGATTCGGGCGTCAAGTTTGATCTTTACACCATCACTTTTCTGAATTCCCGGGAAGGATGGGCAGGCGGGTTTGCCGGGACCCTTCTCCACACGACCGATGGCGGCGCCACCTGGAACAAGGTCTCGACGGAGACGGCCCAGTGGATCATGAACATTTATTTCCTCAAGTCGAATCCGCAGAACGGCTGGGCTGTCGGTCAGGATGGGCTCGTTCTTGTGACGAGGGACGGGGGCGCCACCTGGACCAAAAAGAACAATTCCATTGCCAAGGATCTCTATGGCGTCTACTTCCGTGATGCGAATAACGGTTGGGCGGTCGGAACCCACGGGGTGATCCAGTTTACCGCCAACGGCGGTGACACCTGGACCATCCAGAACGGTCTTGGCCGCGGCCCTCTGGGACGTGGCGTCGAGGGACGGGAACGGGAGCTCAATGACCTTCATGCCATTTCCTTTATTGATGACAAAACAGGGTATGCGGTCGGAGTTCTGGGTCTGGTGATGAAAACCGTCGATGGGGGCAATCACTGGACGATCGTTCCTTGCGGGACAGGTCTGGACCTCTATAACATCGCCTTTCCGACCTCTTCGGACGGCTGGATCGTGGGTGTCGGCGGCATGATCCTTCATAAGGGAAGCTGA
- a CDS encoding P-II family nitrogen regulator — MKKIEAIVKPHKLEAVKEAVTALGVFGMTVTEVKGYGRQKGHTEQYRGAEILVEFLPKMKIEIVVPDARVPAVTDAIRRAAMTNSIGDGKIFIQNIEGAIRIRTGETGEEAI, encoded by the coding sequence ATGAAAAAAATCGAGGCGATCGTCAAACCCCACAAGCTGGAGGCCGTCAAGGAGGCGGTGACGGCCCTGGGGGTTTTCGGAATGACGGTGACCGAAGTCAAGGGGTACGGCCGTCAAAAGGGCCATACCGAGCAATACCGCGGGGCGGAAATCCTCGTGGAGTTCCTCCCCAAGATGAAAATCGAGATCGTCGTTCCGGACGCCCGGGTCCCGGCCGTCACGGACGCCATCCGGCGTGCGGCAATGACGAACAGCATCGGGGACGGAAAAATCTTCATCCAGAACATCGAAGGCGCGATCCGGATTCGCACGGGCGAAACCGGGGAAGAAGCGATATAG
- a CDS encoding ammonium transporter, producing MKPQLVGRSGLVLAGGFVSLLAGAGPAFAAAGPTPAAIAADTVWTVVAAVLVMFMQAGFAFLEAGLTRAKNAGHIAVKNLVIYSISSLVFWAVGFAICFGTGNSIIGTSGWGLDVADKDINTVFGSLSFSDVPLAAKYLFEVVFCAVSLAIVWGGMAERTKFSVYIIFGVIFSAVIYPVVGHWIWGGGWLSTLGMQDFAGSTVVHLQGAAAAFAGALLLGPRIGKYGKDGKSNAIPGHNIPFVVLGTLILWLGWFGFNPGSTLMATTPSVGYFAYIAMTTNLAAAAGALAAMFTAWRVLGAPDMSMVANGAIAALVAITASCAFVDPWASVVIGAVAGIIAVLGVLFIDKLHIDDPVGAVSVHGMAGIWGTLSNGLFATPDRVKLLAVGSPGLLYGGGIHQLVVQMEGVSAAFAYVFLTSLAVFYVLKVTIGIRVSAEDELEGLDFAEHKMWGYPEMFSPSFSGGEPYVEGGAAAHKGGLSGAPVARPAP from the coding sequence ATGAAACCTCAACTGGTAGGTCGTTCGGGTCTGGTGCTGGCCGGAGGGTTCGTGTCTCTCCTGGCCGGGGCCGGTCCCGCTTTCGCTGCAGCCGGGCCCACGCCGGCGGCGATTGCGGCGGATACGGTCTGGACCGTGGTGGCTGCGGTCCTGGTCATGTTCATGCAAGCCGGGTTCGCCTTTCTGGAAGCCGGTCTCACCCGGGCCAAGAATGCCGGGCATATCGCAGTCAAGAACCTGGTCATCTATTCCATTTCCTCCCTGGTCTTCTGGGCCGTTGGGTTCGCCATCTGCTTCGGCACCGGAAACTCCATCATCGGAACGTCCGGATGGGGGCTCGATGTGGCGGACAAGGATATCAACACCGTCTTCGGGTCCCTGTCTTTCAGCGACGTGCCGCTGGCTGCCAAATACCTGTTTGAAGTCGTCTTTTGCGCTGTCAGCCTTGCCATCGTCTGGGGCGGCATGGCCGAGCGGACAAAGTTTTCGGTGTACATCATCTTCGGGGTGATTTTTTCCGCCGTCATCTATCCGGTGGTGGGTCACTGGATTTGGGGTGGCGGCTGGTTGTCGACCCTGGGTATGCAGGATTTTGCGGGGTCGACGGTGGTTCATCTTCAGGGAGCGGCGGCGGCTTTTGCCGGAGCGCTCCTCCTGGGTCCCCGGATTGGAAAATACGGAAAAGACGGAAAATCGAACGCCATTCCCGGTCACAATATCCCCTTCGTGGTGCTGGGAACGCTGATCCTCTGGCTCGGCTGGTTCGGTTTTAACCCCGGATCGACCCTGATGGCGACAACGCCGTCCGTCGGGTACTTCGCCTATATCGCCATGACGACCAACCTGGCCGCGGCGGCCGGGGCGCTGGCGGCGATGTTTACCGCCTGGCGCGTACTGGGGGCACCGGACATGAGCATGGTGGCCAATGGTGCCATTGCCGCCCTGGTGGCAATCACCGCGAGCTGTGCCTTTGTGGACCCCTGGGCGTCCGTCGTCATCGGAGCGGTGGCCGGGATCATCGCGGTGCTGGGCGTCCTGTTCATCGACAAGCTGCACATCGATGATCCGGTGGGAGCCGTTTCTGTGCACGGCATGGCCGGTATCTGGGGAACGCTGTCAAACGGTCTGTTTGCCACCCCGGATCGTGTCAAGCTTCTGGCTGTCGGTTCGCCCGGACTCCTGTACGGCGGGGGGATCCATCAGCTGGTCGTCCAGATGGAAGGGGTCAGCGCGGCATTCGCGTATGTGTTCCTGACCTCTCTGGCCGTTTTCTATGTCCTGAAAGTGACGATCGGCATCCGGGTCAGCGCCGAGGACGAACTCGAAGGTCTCGATTTCGCCGAACACAAGATGTGGGGCTATCCGGAAATGTTCAGCCCTTCGTTTTCCGGAGGAGAGCCTTACGTGGAAGGGGGAGCTGCAGCGCACAAGGGTGGTCTTTCCGGAGCTCCCGTCGCCCGGCCGGCCCCATAG
- a CDS encoding ammonium transporter, giving the protein MAGNWLNSGDNAWQLTAATIVGIQSVPGLVVLYGGIVKKKWAVNSAFMALYAFAAVLVAWVLWGYNMGFGPQWFPFLGTPSPALSDVFELSQASIPAAKATANFPMATMVFFQFVFAAITLIILAGSVLGRMSFKAWMLFVPLWLTGSYVVGAFSLWGGGWLSQMGVIDYSGGYVIHLSAGFAGLVAAWVVGPRLSRDRASFLPNNILLTLVGAGLLWLGWDGFNGGDPYAANADAGVAVLNTNVATAVSLIVWTLLDVMYFGKPSVIGAIQGMITGLVAITPAAGVVTGLGAIIIGVASGIIPWISMNIVGKKLSLFKKVDDTLGVFHTHGVAGLLGGVMTGILATPALCQAFGLSNPGGWLYGNFHQVVLQLIGAGFIIALNIVVTYVILKLISFITPLRMDEKVLEVGDDAVHGEEAYAFYGEGDRKPVLGD; this is encoded by the coding sequence ATGGCAGGAAACTGGCTCAATTCAGGTGACAACGCCTGGCAGCTGACGGCGGCGACGATCGTCGGTATCCAGAGTGTCCCGGGACTGGTCGTCCTCTATGGAGGAATCGTCAAGAAAAAATGGGCGGTCAATTCCGCGTTCATGGCCCTCTATGCCTTTGCGGCCGTTCTGGTCGCCTGGGTGCTCTGGGGCTACAACATGGGGTTCGGTCCCCAATGGTTCCCGTTTCTCGGAACTCCGTCACCGGCGCTTTCGGACGTGTTTGAACTGTCCCAGGCGTCCATTCCGGCGGCGAAGGCCACGGCCAATTTTCCAATGGCGACAATGGTCTTTTTCCAGTTTGTGTTCGCCGCCATCACGCTGATCATTCTGGCGGGATCGGTCCTCGGGCGGATGAGCTTCAAGGCCTGGATGCTGTTCGTTCCCCTCTGGCTCACAGGGTCCTATGTCGTCGGCGCCTTCAGCCTGTGGGGCGGAGGCTGGTTGTCCCAGATGGGCGTCATCGATTACTCGGGAGGATACGTCATCCATTTGTCGGCCGGATTTGCCGGTCTGGTGGCCGCCTGGGTCGTGGGACCGCGTTTGTCCCGGGACCGGGCGAGCTTTCTTCCGAACAACATTCTTCTGACCCTAGTCGGGGCCGGCCTGTTGTGGCTCGGCTGGGACGGATTCAATGGTGGCGACCCTTACGCCGCCAACGCGGATGCGGGTGTCGCGGTCCTGAACACGAACGTCGCGACGGCCGTGAGTCTGATTGTCTGGACACTGCTTGACGTCATGTACTTTGGCAAACCGTCTGTGATCGGCGCCATCCAGGGCATGATCACGGGCCTTGTCGCCATCACCCCGGCCGCGGGCGTGGTGACCGGACTGGGGGCCATCATTATCGGCGTCGCCTCCGGAATCATTCCGTGGATCTCGATGAACATCGTTGGAAAGAAACTGTCCCTGTTCAAAAAAGTCGACGATACGCTGGGGGTGTTTCACACGCACGGTGTCGCCGGTCTTCTCGGCGGCGTCATGACGGGGATTCTGGCCACCCCGGCCCTCTGCCAGGCCTTCGGCCTGTCCAATCCGGGCGGATGGCTCTACGGGAACTTCCACCAGGTCGTGCTTCAGCTCATCGGCGCCGGCTTCATTATCGCCCTGAATATCGTGGTGACCTATGTCATCCTGAAGCTGATCTCGTTCATCACCCCGCTCCGGATGGACGAAAAAGTCCTTGAGGTGGGCGACGACGCCGTCCATGGAGAGGAAGCGTACGCCTTTTACGGCGAAGGAGACAGAAAACCCGTTCTGGGAGACTGA
- a CDS encoding ABC transporter permease, which translates to MLAPPGTPGHLLGCDFLGRDNLSRLVSGSTVSLFIGVSVGFLSTLIGTFWGLLSGYRGGMFDTVLMRLLEVWYALPELLIATILMLALGHGIFAVVVALSIGGWMGVARVVRGETLKIREQAYLEAARSIGASPVRLVFRHFLPNLLPVLFVLLLFRIPGGILGESTLSFLGLGLSPPASSWGTLVNEGWKALPLTPWILAFPAILIVLALLAFQWFGESLGKRWLK; encoded by the coding sequence GTGCTCGCTCCTCCGGGAACGCCCGGTCATCTCCTGGGGTGCGATTTCCTCGGAAGGGACAATCTGTCCAGGCTGGTGTCGGGATCGACGGTCTCTCTTTTTATCGGAGTTTCTGTCGGTTTTTTGTCCACCTTGATCGGAACCTTCTGGGGGCTTCTGTCCGGCTATCGCGGGGGGATGTTCGATACGGTCCTGATGCGTCTTCTGGAAGTCTGGTACGCTCTTCCGGAACTTCTGATCGCCACGATCCTGATGCTGGCGCTCGGCCATGGCATTTTCGCCGTCGTTGTGGCCCTCAGCATCGGTGGTTGGATGGGGGTTGCGCGGGTCGTTCGCGGAGAAACGTTAAAGATCCGGGAGCAGGCCTACCTTGAAGCGGCCCGTTCGATCGGCGCTTCTCCTGTCCGTCTGGTTTTTCGCCACTTTTTGCCCAATCTGCTCCCGGTTCTTTTCGTTCTGCTGCTCTTTCGGATTCCGGGGGGAATTCTGGGAGAGTCCACGTTGAGTTTTCTGGGGCTCGGCCTGTCCCCCCCCGCATCGAGTTGGGGAACGCTGGTGAACGAGGGGTGGAAAGCCCTGCCGCTGACCCCCTGGATTTTGGCATTTCCGGCCATTCTGATCGTTCTGGCACTTCTGGCATTCCAGTGGTTCGGAGAGTCTCTCGGGAAGAGGTGGCTGAAATGA
- a CDS encoding trans-sulfuration enzyme family protein — protein MNEPKKNTPDRETGSPVTRAIHGIPHPDPHRALNPPLYQTSTYTFPDMETVDRVLSGEEKGYIYSRGGNPTVSRFEEVVSLLEKGEASRAFASGMGAISATILHLSRGNRTVHLPVTLYSGTRAFARKFLEPWGVPVRWFDPRPEGWLEKLDATLQEGDGCVFLESPTNPTMDILDLRELSALCRAKNVPVVVDNTFATPVLQNPLLLGCDLVIHSATKYLGGHGDLLGGVVTGASGTIDVLRGEEGSFLGATLSPFNAWLLLRGIKTLSLRMEKHTANARAVASFLAGHPKVRQVFYPGIPSHPGYSIARRQMSSPGGMLSFELSDARTARNVCDRLSLVGIGVSLGDPESLIEHPWSMSHRWIGEEERRAVGVSPGFLRMSVGLEAWEDLVLDLDRALG, from the coding sequence GTGAACGAACCGAAGAAGAACACTCCTGATCGGGAAACAGGCAGTCCCGTCACCCGGGCGATTCATGGCATTCCTCACCCGGATCCCCATCGGGCCCTGAACCCCCCTCTCTACCAGACGTCGACCTACACCTTCCCGGATATGGAGACGGTGGATCGCGTCCTGTCGGGTGAAGAGAAGGGGTACATCTATTCCCGGGGAGGGAATCCCACCGTTTCCCGCTTCGAGGAAGTTGTCTCCCTCCTCGAAAAAGGGGAGGCTTCCCGGGCGTTCGCGTCCGGTATGGGGGCGATCTCCGCGACGATCCTCCATCTTTCCCGGGGCAACAGAACGGTCCATCTGCCAGTCACCCTTTATAGCGGAACCCGGGCGTTCGCCCGGAAGTTCCTGGAGCCCTGGGGAGTGCCTGTCCGCTGGTTCGACCCCCGTCCGGAAGGGTGGCTGGAAAAGCTGGATGCAACGCTTCAAGAAGGGGACGGATGCGTGTTTCTCGAATCCCCGACCAATCCCACGATGGACATCCTCGACCTTCGGGAGCTTTCGGCTCTCTGCCGTGCCAAAAACGTTCCTGTCGTGGTCGACAACACCTTCGCGACCCCTGTTCTGCAGAATCCCCTGTTGCTGGGGTGCGACCTGGTCATCCACAGCGCCACCAAGTATCTGGGGGGGCACGGGGATCTCCTGGGAGGGGTCGTGACCGGAGCGTCCGGAACGATCGATGTCCTTCGGGGGGAGGAAGGCAGCTTCCTGGGGGCGACCCTGTCCCCGTTCAACGCCTGGCTTCTTCTCCGCGGGATCAAGACGCTTTCCCTCCGCATGGAAAAACACACGGCGAACGCCCGGGCGGTCGCCAGTTTCCTTGCGGGGCATCCGAAAGTCCGGCAGGTTTTCTATCCCGGGATTCCGTCCCATCCCGGATACAGCATTGCCCGGCGCCAGATGTCCTCGCCGGGGGGAATGCTCTCGTTCGAGCTGTCCGATGCGCGGACGGCCCGGAATGTCTGTGACCGGTTGTCCCTTGTGGGGATCGGCGTGAGCCTGGGGGATCCGGAAAGTCTGATCGAACATCCCTGGTCGATGAGCCATCGCTGGATCGGGGAAGAGGAACGGCGTGCCGTCGGTGTGAGCCCCGGATTTCTCCGGATGTCGGTCGGTCTCGAAGCCTGGGAGGATCTCGTCCTCGATCTGGACCGGGCGTTGGGGTAG
- a CDS encoding DsrE family protein encodes MPSPEKHVGILLLKSPEWSIFQSVVRLSVALLDEKARLTLFLMDDAVLGLYPRQPGKPLTYPLYPIIEKGGTVLVCQSTAEPRGLTADRLPSGVRFETQVRLGRLADEVDLFLPFV; translated from the coding sequence TTGCCGTCTCCTGAAAAACACGTGGGCATTCTGTTGCTGAAAAGTCCGGAATGGTCCATTTTTCAGTCGGTCGTTCGTTTGTCTGTTGCGCTTCTCGATGAAAAGGCCCGGCTGACGCTCTTCCTCATGGACGATGCTGTTTTGGGCCTCTATCCCCGCCAACCCGGTAAACCCCTGACGTACCCTCTGTACCCGATCATTGAAAAGGGCGGGACAGTTCTTGTTTGCCAGTCGACTGCGGAACCGAGAGGACTCACGGCCGACAGACTTCCATCGGGAGTCCGGTTCGAAACACAGGTCCGTCTGGGAAGACTGGCGGACGAAGTGGATCTCTTTCTCCCGTTTGTCTAG
- a CDS encoding diguanylate cyclase, translating into MPRHKKKASSSRSPYPSNAGHRTHRNFPQDVAREILRAFRYGRDLTLLMIEVTRPKGMPERLAYKGADSLSRFFEPHLRNTDFHFSSSSDHLFLLLPETPEKGGLVLGSRLVEIFEKAPLPPSGDSLPGTSVVQIHAGVSAVGMGGHTELDLIATSEIAARAARLFSSPVVTLNQLVGGRFSLLEWVGLYSTLSETEVLVLSRVFERLRKEPFGFMQKIASQAEALSDRLKLDLDDRDALAFWIYALDLGDIAKAETHVPLPEIAEHSNRKKKLLFLRGLELFGLGTSSSGRTAKSRWGSPLAIALFRSTRRIQEHLSLHPDTSEKAFRSYLGKLPAKEFPPELISLLSETRPSDWLPFQEELRE; encoded by the coding sequence ATGCCCAGACACAAAAAGAAAGCCAGTTCTTCCCGATCCCCCTATCCGTCAAACGCCGGCCACCGGACCCACCGGAATTTTCCCCAGGATGTCGCCCGCGAGATTCTCCGGGCGTTTCGGTACGGCCGGGATCTGACCCTGCTCATGATCGAAGTCACCCGCCCCAAAGGGATGCCGGAACGCCTCGCCTACAAGGGAGCGGACTCTCTTTCCCGCTTCTTCGAACCTCATCTCCGGAATACGGATTTTCATTTCAGCTCCTCGTCCGACCATCTTTTCCTTCTCCTGCCCGAAACGCCGGAAAAAGGAGGGCTGGTTCTGGGAAGCCGTCTGGTGGAGATTTTCGAAAAGGCCCCTCTGCCCCCTTCCGGGGACTCCCTTCCGGGCACGTCTGTCGTCCAGATTCACGCCGGCGTCAGCGCCGTGGGGATGGGTGGGCATACGGAGCTGGATCTGATCGCCACCTCCGAAATCGCCGCCCGGGCCGCACGCCTGTTCTCTTCGCCGGTCGTGACCTTGAACCAGCTCGTGGGAGGACGATTTTCCCTCCTCGAGTGGGTCGGGCTCTACAGCACGCTTTCGGAAACGGAAGTGCTGGTTCTGTCCCGCGTGTTCGAGCGTCTCCGGAAAGAACCCTTCGGCTTCATGCAAAAGATCGCCTCCCAGGCAGAGGCATTGTCCGACCGTCTCAAGCTCGATCTGGACGACAGGGATGCCCTGGCATTCTGGATCTATGCCCTCGACCTCGGGGATATTGCCAAAGCGGAAACCCATGTCCCCCTGCCGGAGATCGCCGAACATTCCAACCGGAAAAAAAAGCTTCTCTTTCTCCGCGGACTCGAACTGTTCGGTCTCGGGACCTCCTCTTCCGGACGGACCGCCAAATCCCGGTGGGGGTCCCCCCTGGCGATCGCCCTGTTCCGAAGCACGCGGCGCATCCAGGAACATCTCTCCCTCCATCCGGACACCTCGGAAAAAGCCTTTCGTTCTTATCTGGGAAAACTTCCCGCAAAGGAATTTCCCCCCGAGCTGATCTCTCTTCTCTCGGAAACCAGACCGTCCGACTGGCTGCCGTTTCAGGAGGAGCTCCGGGAATAA
- a CDS encoding ABC transporter permease: protein MNRIVRRFLASILLVWAVFTLTFFLSRWAPGSPFQGERKLPPEIMRSILAYYHLDRPLPVQYWEALKKTAMGDWGSSFKNPGIRVSEIIGQALPVSLTLGSVALLEALFLSLILGTWMALSKGPVKGFLRSLTSFEVALPSFLLAALLIDLFSVRLGLFPPALWSGWRSVLLPSFAMAIAPSGYLARLFATSLEETIRSPHYQAARGRGIRPFQLLLSHGWLLSLNAVVSILGPVSASFLTGSFVVESLFAIPGIGRVFVLSVTNRDYPLIMGTTLVYTMFLVGMTLLGDLIGEWIDPRVRAL from the coding sequence ATGAACCGGATCGTCCGTCGGTTCCTGGCGTCGATCTTGTTGGTCTGGGCGGTCTTCACGCTGACGTTTTTCCTGTCTCGCTGGGCGCCGGGCAGTCCGTTCCAGGGAGAGAGAAAGCTTCCCCCCGAGATCATGCGTTCCATTCTGGCGTATTACCATCTCGATCGCCCTCTGCCGGTCCAGTACTGGGAAGCTCTCAAAAAGACCGCCATGGGGGACTGGGGAAGTTCTTTCAAAAACCCGGGGATCCGTGTCTCCGAAATTATCGGCCAGGCTCTTCCGGTTTCGCTGACTCTGGGTAGCGTGGCTCTCCTGGAAGCCCTGTTTTTGTCCCTGATCCTGGGGACCTGGATGGCGTTGTCAAAAGGTCCCGTCAAAGGGTTCCTCCGGTCTTTGACCTCTTTTGAGGTCGCTCTCCCTTCTTTCTTGTTGGCCGCCCTTCTGATCGACCTTTTTTCGGTCCGACTGGGCCTTTTTCCCCCGGCACTCTGGAGTGGCTGGAGGTCCGTTCTTCTTCCGTCCTTTGCGATGGCGATCGCTCCCTCCGGTTACCTTGCCCGGTTGTTTGCCACGAGTCTCGAGGAGACGATCCGGAGCCCCCATTACCAGGCGGCACGGGGGCGGGGCATCCGGCCGTTTCAGTTGCTCCTGTCTCATGGCTGGCTCCTGTCCCTGAACGCGGTTGTCTCGATTTTGGGTCCGGTTTCAGCTTCGTTCCTGACGGGGTCGTTTGTTGTCGAATCGCTGTTCGCCATTCCGGGGATCGGCCGGGTGTTTGTCCTGTCCGTCACGAACAGGGATTATCCCCTCATCATGGGAACGACGCTGGTCTATACGATGTTTCTGGTCGGAATGACGCTTCTTGGAGACCTGATCGGGGAGTGGATCGATCCCCGGGTCCGGGCCCTCTGA
- a CDS encoding outer membrane beta-barrel protein — translation MLIPAANIHFKGFIDTYAQYNPTDASYTNFRAYDFGANSFNVNMAQLKFWRPDDDGVGFVLRADFGPGAMASGQNFTPGFFGTQGSSGGTTGTMPWSMFWLEEAYINLWIPDTNKELEMDAGQFQTLANFEVIQPTGNWMASLGYTFFLGAYTHTGVRFHYAPNGSNNIYFGVNNGWNTSFQNDQGSDFQDFELNYTGNPISWLNLNFTGLFGPQVRNFPPGGGVFPLTTVAGIPNQNTPTWRNYGAFVVEIGPIDHLWFVTDDSYGWQAEGAYNAAGNPIGAATWYSSENFLRYDINDTMDVVARYEVYYDLNGFMTGTGLPTAINDESIDFQWNFMPNVMSRIEYRHDNANQPLFNSNLGNVTGSSNVGNRGNPIFSMDTFEVELTYMF, via the coding sequence ATGCTGATTCCGGCGGCAAACATTCATTTCAAAGGCTTTATCGATACCTATGCGCAGTATAACCCCACCGACGCGAGCTACACGAACTTCCGGGCCTACGACTTCGGCGCCAACTCCTTCAATGTCAACATGGCGCAGCTGAAGTTCTGGCGGCCGGACGACGATGGAGTCGGTTTTGTGTTAAGGGCGGACTTCGGTCCCGGCGCCATGGCCAGCGGACAGAACTTTACCCCCGGATTCTTCGGTACACAGGGATCATCAGGTGGAACCACCGGGACGATGCCATGGTCGATGTTCTGGTTGGAAGAGGCCTATATCAATCTCTGGATCCCGGACACGAACAAGGAGCTCGAGATGGACGCCGGGCAGTTCCAGACGCTGGCGAACTTCGAAGTCATTCAGCCCACCGGAAACTGGATGGCCTCCCTGGGGTACACCTTCTTTCTCGGCGCCTATACCCATACCGGGGTGCGTTTCCATTACGCCCCGAACGGGAGCAACAACATCTACTTCGGTGTGAACAACGGGTGGAACACGAGCTTCCAGAACGACCAGGGAAGCGACTTCCAGGACTTCGAACTGAATTACACCGGAAACCCGATTTCCTGGTTGAACTTGAATTTTACCGGGCTCTTCGGTCCGCAGGTTAGGAATTTTCCCCCTGGTGGAGGGGTTTTCCCACTTACTACAGTTGCAGGGATTCCGAATCAAAATACTCCCACCTGGAGAAATTACGGGGCTTTTGTCGTGGAGATCGGTCCCATCGATCATCTCTGGTTCGTGACCGACGACTCCTACGGCTGGCAGGCGGAAGGTGCATATAACGCCGCTGGCAATCCGATCGGAGCAGCTACCTGGTACTCGAGCGAAAACTTCCTGCGCTACGACATCAACGACACGATGGACGTGGTGGCCCGCTACGAAGTCTATTACGACCTGAACGGCTTCATGACAGGCACCGGCCTTCCCACGGCGATCAACGACGAATCGATCGATTTTCAGTGGAACTTCATGCCCAACGTCATGAGCCGGATTGAATACCGGCACGACAACGCCAATCAGCCCCTTTTCAACTCGAATCTGGGGAACGTGACGGGATCAAGCAATGTCGGGAATCGTGGCAATCCGATCTTCAGCATGGATACCTTTGAAGTCGAACTGACCTACATGTTCTAG